The Topomyia yanbarensis strain Yona2022 chromosome 3, ASM3024719v1, whole genome shotgun sequence nucleotide sequence aacttctggtcttctgtgaaCGTTAATTAATACCCTATAATTCAAAATGgctcaataatctttttttataaaattccattgtgttttcgaatgtcaaagttggacaaaattcaaaccaaaatatgaacaGTACATGTTATTAAATTACTCTTCTAaatagccaaacatgtcaaatgtaGGACCAGGAGGAGGAGGagtgaaaatgacagtttctctttgtttactttctctttcgttaatAACTACGTTTGTTTATACGTTTGTTCgttaactcttagcataatatgccAGTCGAAATCAGTGTTTTTCgaaatattctgaaacaatattgaaaagtttttatgctgacgccgtaataatcgaaagataAGGTAAACAAAGagactctcatttgcacttagtaccctttgacatgtttgtctagAATTTTTGATTCGGATTGAGAACGAATGGCCATGAGAGGTGTGAAAGATGTGGCTCAGTGTGAAAAAATGTCagaaattggtgaaacaattgtgaaaattctgctggtagttcaaggtatgaaatttcatacgctagacTGAAACGATATCTTTTTTTCTTaaggcaaaattatttcctctttaggACTCGGAGAGGATTCACAACTTTCTCGCTGATTTTGACGTTGAATCAGTGCATTCAAGGTTAACAAATGCTTAATACGTTGCAAATCATGCGTGGTTCTAACCAgaatgttttttatgtaaattctcgtaagaaaatgttctttttcttaaaataattgcaAAGTTTGGGGgaaagatggtttgatgcaacgaaCCAATCATGAGACGAAACGGCACGAGAGAGGAGAGAAGTGTTAAAATCATGCAAAAAAGCTGCTAAATGAATGATATCGCAAGTTTATTCGATTTTATGCTAAATATAAGGAATTAGCCGATTTTTcttgaaatgattttttgatgccctatcagcccagcgtatAAAATTTCATGCGTTAGTTTTTTCGCAACAAAACGTTCCAAagtggttattttatttttcccatacttaaTTCGGCATAATATGAGGGCTCACGAAGTGTTTTATAAAGtaccaaaagttttaacatagctgggttataatgggttaagatatcgacgatttataagtttctcagaacattacaaattcgacgttcaataatagtaaatataaatgcggaatctactcggcagtgatttgttttgccatatgcagatataactcaatgcgtatggtgctacttcagattcgagtgattctaccaTTCTTAGATGAGCATAGGGTCCAGCTCGTgtgcctagaattaaaaatcttcgagatctttggttgattctccgtattagcaagttggattcggatcgggcttcccaaattttaaattttcgggttcgggttttcaaattttaaaattctcgggtttggtcaggttcgggttttacaaaattttcattctcgggtacgggtcgggttcgggtttttaagttttaaaatgttcgggttcgggtttttcaaattttataattttgggctcgggtcgggttcgagttttaaaattttcatgatctcgggttcgggtcgggttcgggttcgaaaaaattgaaacccgaccatctctagtacaAACGTACGAAGAGCACACGGAAAACTAATTTATcacaaaatcagcaaaaaagttatttatttttttatttcttttacaCGCAAATAATATTAGCAAATTTaacccaaaaaattgttttattgaatttaattatttattgtttattacttcAACCATCAAACTTATtggtctgaaaatatttttttattaaagcaacaaacatttattttcaataaaaacattttgaatttcaataattttgttttaattccaataaaataattaagaaGCAAGGGAACGATAAATTCTTTTAATGAAGCAATAAATAAATTGCATCGAATtcaatgaataaaattattgcTTGCCGAccgataattttatttattgaattttatcCATATTTTATTGAACCCAtaaatctttttgcctttctcatatcgaAAGGTTATTCAATCGCTCTGAAAATCgtgaacctaatcccggcccgaagggccgagtgtcatacaccattcgacttagttcgtcgagatcggaaaaagtctgtatgtgtgtgtttctgtgtgtatgtatgtgcgtatgtatcaaaatgtcactcattttctcagagatggctggaacGATTTGCCCAAatgcctcaaatgaaaggtacaaccttcccatcgactgctgttgaattttgtgtcgatctgaattccggttccggagttacggggtttagagtacggtcacacagaaatttcccatGTAAACTGCTACCACTTTGATatcaaaattatacaaaacttTTCAAAATGAGTGCAAATGTAgattaacatcaaatttttgacTATTTTACAATtcagttttaaaataatttacattctaaaataaataataacaaaagTCGTGATGTGCAGGTatggtttggattttttttaaatgtttcattTAACAAAAGCTAGGGCTCAAAACATACGTCGACAGGTTTTTCAAACGCCTTATGATAACCAAAATCCAGTTCGCTATAAATTCAACATgttaaaatcgaaataaatcaGCCTGGTTTTCCATTGCAATATTGTTGAATTATCATTTCGTACATTTTATTTGCCCGTGTAGCCGTCAATATCAGTTTACATACAACTCTACTATTGATTACAACGGCATTTTTGTACATTTTGTAATATAAAATGTATACTCATATAATATTAATAAATCAAGCATGAAATTTAcgttgaaaaatattgaaggAACAGAATATTGAATCCAGCGTTTTAAAAACTCTCCGTTTATTTTGCTGCTGTGTaggttgtaagtaggggtttgcccactactcgggttcttgtttgcccggcgtacccttcttttcagggcggcctaggtgcctctacagaatttcggattttcgtaacaacaaataacaaaagttaacaaacaaataatttactaaatttaccgatttttattgtcCTCCAACTCTCCAcgtcactgctgctgctgctgtttcaCTTTTGCGGGCGGAAAGGCGGACGGTTTCTTCCGGTCGGCCAGGACAACAATGGCCGCATTCTTCTtgggtcgttggctgctccgacagcggtccttgacaattagccagggaggtgagcttgactcctttgttggaacctccctagcggcgttggcgaattatcgccggatcgacatgctcgccgcaagcgatcccggaagtcaccgcagtgcacttccTAAAGGGAACCTTtctccgccctgcttcgttctccttggcgattaactatggaggagagctaggctcgttcgactgatcctccacagtgagaacggtcgGTGATACGATTCCTTAATGTTTAGCCGGGGTAGCGAAAACACTCCTTGACGTTTAGCTTACCCCTTAATGGCGAATCTACAAAGCTTTTACGTGTGCCCGAACCATGGGCCGGCACTCTTCGACGGATTTAACTGACCGTCACACGTGCACTCTTTACTTCACTGCAATAGTGGCggaaaactgtcccgaaaaggATTTTATAGTTCGGGCGTCTGACACtaaccgtggttcgtcactttctggCTGTGGTCCGTCATTATCTCCCAtatcacgatggccgcctttcgCACTCGACCAAAACAATCACCAACCGCctcgccgcatagctgtcaccgCCGATCCGTAGCATTATCAGCACACATTTTTCAGCAAAaagagagcggtggcctatctaatcCCTATGCTACTTATTCACAAacattaaggacattatacatgcgagccacaacatagctcctacgccacacacacccctctcccctgcctaaccatgtatctgacatgagcaaatataaaaatacgtttttcaacacactaaccttgctggtggccacgaaactgctacttaaggaagctaaaatattttcctatacaatcaatccgagtttttaacgaaatgccatctgtagctcctattttgtgcgaaaatatcacccctcttcacttggagttcctttcgaaacactctttttctcgttttcattgcactttttcaattgcacttttttcacacaccactgcaaaaacactcacgaaactttaatcgtttactaacaaaacttcaaattttctatgctatatttcaccctaaggaggaaaatttggtaaaaaccaaaatttctcactagggtgaaaatttgttggtataaaccagtctttgtacaggagggcacaaatccttatttcatactatgttgcgtttcggcttcgcctcatcagaaaccgacactaacgtattgtcggaatagattagcgccggcttgacgcaaatcccttaaaactaaaacacactatgtgtttcaatcaaacgactgatcaaacgtgatgtcccgttagagcagaagttctgtttatgccgatgagacataagtgaagccgaaacttgtcttggcttagcaggcctatgcgaaagcactatgctatatttcaccctaaggaggaaaatttggtaaaaaccaaaatttttcactagggtgaaaatttgttggtataaaccagtctttgtacaggagggcacaaatccttatttcatactatgttgcgtttcaaattttctgccaatgtacagatgaccaaaggaaaatgttcggaaactctcatttgtgcgtttgaattttcacttcagatttcagtttttttctaatgtaaacaagcgagtcggtgcctagcaacgtggcttccacatatcttcaccttaaacaaaaaatttataacctagctgcacgaacaaaaccgttcacatacgcgaaaatgaacataatttacaagaaaaagtgaacggtaccaaacagcggtgagcataattttacatgtaaacaaatacactctacggagtgtatacccaataaatggtatatttccacccagtgctaaattgctaccctgacgggttacaaggtTCATGACTgcacaattttccaatttttaacGCACATAAAACTAACACCTGTTGAACAGGAAGGTGCCAAATGCTAATTTCCAGTATTTAAATACTTATTCAACCGGTTAATTTATTCATATACAAGTAGTGCTATCCTGTAAATGGTGGACTGTGACTCTGCACAGCATTGATACAATTACTGCTCGATAGTGTGCACTACGGTTCGGCAAGGATTAAAACACTAAGCACCAAACGTAAAGATCATTCATATTTCAtctaaaaataaataacaaataaatgcaAAAGAATAAACATGATAGCTTTACCAGGTACATATTCCCGGTGGTGCtaacatttttctttttttttgatcCCGTGTTCCGTGATGTTCGGGAAAGAGCGCAAAATTGTCCGCCCATTTTGCCACTTTGTCCACAATCGAACAGCTCTGTGTGACAAGTGTGACGCATCGTGACGTGGCCGTTGAGCGcgaatggttggaaaagccgACAAATATTGGCGCCAGCTTTCatgtgttttcattttttttttctccgtACAACCGGGTAGCAGCAGCGCGCGGCTCTCGATTTCATTGACGGAGAGTAGTTGGTCCATATGATTATTTAATGGGGTTTAATTCGTTTAATGTGAAAAGCCGAAAATTTGTGGTGGACAGCGtcgggatttttttttctgtttgtttGCTGTGTTCGGGCGCCAAAGTTGAACAACCAACCACCGTAGTTATTAATTTATTGGTCGGTTGTTATTTGCATGTGCTTACCAGGATGTGGCCCTCAGGCTTCAGGCACGAGAACTCTGTTAATTTTTAACGACGTACAAATTGAATGAATGACGAGttgtttgaaaaattatttaccGTGTCATCGGTGGATGCGTAGGATACGACAGTCAGATgattcttcaaaattttagttttagaAACGTGATTGCGTTCCTAATTTCAACTGTATATTCATTATTTATTTTAGCAAACctaataagttaaaaaaaaacaaacagcagaAATGCTTTTTTATTGTTGAGTTCATATTCTTTTAGTGTGTTTTGCGTGGCGCGTGACGTGAGAAGACAAATCTCATTTCACTCTAAACCCGCCCGGAAATCAATTCGGAATTTTTGCTGACTTCCGCCGGAATTCTATCAGAATCCAgtcggaattccggctcatttttcAGCTGGCTTTACTGAAATGTGACTTCGCCACTTACCAGATTCTGAGAATCGATTCATGCGAGATGAGATGTTCCATTGACGTTAAATGGACGTaacacgtcacccgaagtgacatGAGCAATTACATGGCCAAATTTGTTAACTGACTCTGATGAAAATTggcacattacttgtctaaaaaatctctacaaagtggcgtttacagaattttgacattctgattggtCACTGAGATATaacgagaaacgtgctgagaaatatTCAAACGACTGTGTCTGGGgtttggctcaaattatcttgatgtataagatgtttttatgtgtaaaactatctgagaaacacaatggcaatgcaatttaagttttaaactggaaatatagcacatttggcaacactgtaactaaaaataattattttttctaggttccctgactcatttccttcaaaatgcatctcaccgattatTTATAGATCAAATGAaactaaagatatgaataaaagttaataattgatgatttttttctatggaaaattttccatgtacgattatgacacgccatacaaattttgtcatcaatacacacctatgacacatatgagcgcgacttttgtttacatttatagtgaaaactcgcaacataagGTTTGTTGCAGTActaggagaaactggaagtactccggagcaaacagggagaaaatcgttcctgtactatcatcttctcttttttcttcttctggtgacaaaccggagtgaaaaggagcaagaaagtaacttccatgtactggaacaaacctatagtcaaccgatcttcccaATACTTGAGAggttaatacagaatagataaaagcatcaattgtcttctttgaatttttataccatttataagtttcaagatattcaatctcaaactttaaaaatcgtttttctcgaaatgtgcaaaatggcgcttgtcataagatagcacaacagcgacgacatgtcTTCGTTACgaaaggtgaagtatttttcaactGTCTAGAGACTCTCGTGACCCAAGACTAATCTTTAGAAAAGGAGTGCAATGGTAGTTTGTAACGTATTTTCCTCGAATATTTACACAGGTTTTCCGAAAAAAATTGTACTAACTTAcaagtctgttctctgtgatttaaCTAACAACCGTTTTCCCACCTCTCATTCCAGCCGAAAGTTACCAGTACCAGCTGCAGTCCATGTGGCAAAAATGTTGGAACAGCCAGAACCTGATTCACCACCTTCGGTTCCGGGAGCGCGGACCGCTGAAATCTTGGCGCCCCGAAACGATGGCCGAGGCCATCTTCAGTGTGCTGAAGGAGGGTCTGTCCCTCTCGCAGGCAGCCCGCAAATACGACATTCCCTATCCGACCTTTGTACTGTACGCGAACCGTGTTCACAACATGCTCGGACCGTCGATCGATGGTGGCACTGATCTGCGACCGAAGGGCCGCGGCCGGCCACAGCGGATTCTACTCGGAATCTGGCCGGACGACCACATCAAGGGTGTAATCAAAAGCGTTGTCTTTCGCGATGCCAAAGAAATCAAGGAAGAACCGATCCTGTACGGCAGACATTCGGTAATTGATCAAATTTAAAATACATCCCTCACACCAAACAACCGAGACGATCGCTTGCTCAATGTTTCCCCATTTTCTTGCAGCCATTTCCGTTCCAAGATAATCCGCTAAACTATGCACCGAACGCTAACGGTCAGCTGCCGACAGCTGGTGCCGACGGGATGACTTCTGATGCTTTAACCGCTGCAACCGTGGCCGCAGTAAGGCAGCAGATGTGCAACATGGTAGCTGCCGCACAGCACCATCCGGAAGCTGCAGCCAATTTGGTGGGGTTTAACCTGCCTCCACATCACACCAATTTGAGTATCCACCCATCGGCAAATGGAGGGTCCAGTGGTAGCATTCCGGTTCCTAAGCTAGGATCTCCTGCCGTCCCAAATCAAGGACATGGTAACAACGGAGGATCCGGGGGCATTCAAATGCCTAGACTGGGTTCTCCGGCGGGATCCAGCATAGTCACGGCCAAAGATCACGATCACCATGGTTTACCAAACATCAACCACGGTGGAAACCCAGGCAACACCAGTAGCCACCCCCGTTCTGAATCATCTCGCAGCATCAATCACTCGTCCGGTGGTTCCAACGTGAACCATCATCCGTTGGCTCATCTGAACAGTGGTAGCCTCAGTATAACCCGTCTCGGCTCACCTGCTTCCGCTCACGATCTCCGCATGACAACACCACCGACGGAGGAAAGCCCGCTCGCATCCCCGATGGGGATGATACTGGAGCCGGCCGTTAACCTGGCGGTAGGTGGCCAGGGCTCCGAGCTAAACCCACTCGGAATGCCACCGTACGGTAGCAGTAAATCGTCATCCCGAGCGGGTTACTCTTCTTCGTCCTCCCCGCCCCGTCCGGAGCATCTCTTCCACGATCAGGATATTTCCGAAATGGTGGCCTCCGCGCGGGGAACGGGCATTGGAGCGATGAATGCCGGCGGTAGCGCGGCTGGTTCTACCGGCAGTTTCAGCAGAGAGTCCCCTCGGCCGGCCCCCGCCGCCGCCACCAGCATCAAGATGGAACCGATGGCCGAGTGCCGCGGAGAGTAAACTTCGGTTGGGTCGCACTTACGTCGATAGGTTTAGTTTAGTTTCAATTTAAGCACCATAAAAGTGGTCGCGAAggggaattgtttttttttgtttgtttatttataaaaCGATTTATCGTTTCGTTTTTTTGTGGGCGTTTAGTttaatttgtatattttaattCTTACATTTTTGTAGTACTATCCACCTTTTCCTATTTTAGTTTACGAGCTGATTTCACACATGTTATTTTTGCAATATGTGATATAATTAACTTAAAAGGGTACATTTTTAAGAGGAAAGCGATAGAGGTAAACTTTGaggaaattttatttatttgtactGATATAACCATTTGAAATCGTACTAAATTCAAACGATAGTAAGAAAAGAGATGCGAAAGAGGTAAAATTAACATGTTAAGAGATGTGCAATAATTTTTTGGAGGACAAATTGAATGGAACTATCCACAGTAGAATGTAAACAAATCGCGAAGCGATGGTAATTCATTGGAGCATGAATTTAAAAGTGTTGAAACCAGAAAGTGAATTTTGAACGTTTCAATGaaaacaattctcgacaaacatgattacggcttaaaaaccaactgtcaacattctcattactttattccgagttgccagTTGTAAAGATGCGATGCCCCTGATgtttggactcacatttcgacgGCCTTAATAccaacagtgctgcttggctgtccgagaagattgcgatttttgcatgtctgtactttcgtttcctacagacctccgatcctggaaaactgtaggccactttcccattgatatcgcttctttaactctccgtagactcccgagccagtcagctcacccattttagaaccatccgATAGAATTATATTGTACCTtgaggcagtataggactcCCTACATCCCACATCTGACGATCCACTATGTGGACCTCATATGAGATATCGAAGTTCGGTTTAGCCTCCATTTTATCTTGAACTGTTGTCAAGACAGGGTTTAGTTTGAGTTCCTTTATTATACTCAGGTGACCAGCTTGGGCGGTCTTTTGCTTAACTAAGTTAATCGTGGTCTGGCGATGGTCGTGAAGGACCAGTAGCCAACCTCGGTTTGAGACTCCAAGTTTTCCCGAAGAATTTACTGCTCGCCCACAGTGCTGTTGTTGCTTTATTAACGGCGTATGTCAGGTGCGAGTTCCAATTCAGTTTTTTGTCTAGGATAAACACCTAGGTGTTTCGCTTCTTCTGCGTAGTTGATTGTAGTTCCACTGAGAGTTGGGGGAACCAACTTCAGTTTTTTCCTATTGGTAAATGGTACAATGACTGTTTTTGTAGTGTTCACGTTGAGTCCCTCTTTGAAACACCATGTCATGATGAAGTTTAGGGCTAGTCGAATCCGATCGCTTAGTACAGATTCATGTTTTCCCCTCacaatgtcatctgcatatccaACAATCTCGAAACCCATTTCAGTTAGATCGATGAGAAGATCGTCCACCACTAGTGATCAGAGCACGGGTGATAGCACACCTCGCTGGGGACAACCTCTATTGGCTGTTATAGTTGCTTTCGTGTCTCCCAACGTTGCTGTGATCTCTCGACTCTTGAGCATTGCAAGAATCCAGTCATCTATCGGTTTTTCtcgaggggcaagcactaaaTCTCCAATACGACGCAGGCCCAAAAGTAATACTTAATTAGTTATTTTAAGTACCATTAAGTACCATAAAGTACATTAAATAccccaaatatttaaaaattacgCATCAAATTCATTGTACTTTAATTACAAAAAAGGTTTTGAGTACAGCAACTTCGTACTTTAAAtacgcaaaatattttaattaccgTCAATATGTACTTTAAATACTTGAAGTACTCACACATCGACGTTAATTAAATTAAGTACCTTATTAAGTACAACAGaagtatttttaaatactttcattatttactttaattatattaaaaatatgtttggtattttcaatacgacgcactCAAACCTGCTAGTGCTGGCCCCTCGGTTTTTCCACTCCTCTTTTTGCCAGGGCCTTGTGAATTGATATGTAGAACGTattatcaaaagcaccctcGATGTCAAGAAAAGCGCAAATTGCTATTTCCTTGAAATCGAGGGTTTTCTCAAGAAGTGTCACTAAGGTATGTAGGCCTGTTTCCGTAGATTTGCCCTTTTGATATGTAACCTGACGGGGTCGTTACTCCCAGCACTTATGAGACCCCCCTCTACACTTCTCAGGGAAGGCTTGCGATCGCGAACTATTGCCAAGAAAACGCTTGTTTGACCTTCAAGTAAAAACCCACTATATTTCCGGATATCGATGTCACTTTTTATTCTTCTGTTGGTTGAGCACTTTTCCCACTTTCTTAAGCTACTCCTACCTCGGGTGCCGATGGTGGCACTACACCTGCTGATGTTTCGGGGCCCCATCTGCTACTGCTGCTTCGCCGTCGTGCTTAGTGGTGTTCACAGTTTCGGTCGCAGCTCGCGGGGCGGCCACGGAATCTACGTTGGTTGTTAACGGCGTCTCGTTGCCTGCAGAAGGACCTTGGTAACCCTGCTGTG carries:
- the LOC131690457 gene encoding protein bric-a-brac 1-like — protein: MLNMPSDTPPPHHSSPTGLDSSDRRPASVPSAIAGLVGLGFRRGNLLDKSEPILKPTMNQNQQFCLRWNNYQTNLTSVFDQLLQSESFVDVTLACDGQSIKAHKMVLSACSPYFQTLFFENPCQHPIIIMRDVKWPELKAIVDFMYKGEINVSQDQIGPLLKIAEMLKIRGLADVNGDQELNQIGNVEPSASTTDENNPNNESNSSSNLSRDASKNDGRLHHTDPSHNNNNNNNTPSHMAKKPRTSRDRDSNRELSVRDFPRDLSAAAAAAAAAAAVEWPLSAALDTVHASTPKNNRKRRWPSGERSSVGSPADSTPDNLEVPSPIPPTPSTMSQPASTPTPLAQFPMPPALDQMAGLSSLSTMTNHPDDMEIKPGIAEMIREEERAKLLENSQAWLGASTSSITGTTLLKEAACTPPTTYAESYQYQLQSMWQKCWNSQNLIHHLRFRERGPLKSWRPETMAEAIFSVLKEGLSLSQAARKYDIPYPTFVLYANRVHNMLGPSIDGGTDLRPKGRGRPQRILLGIWPDDHIKGVIKSVVFRDAKEIKEEPILYGRHSPFPFQDNPLNYAPNANGQLPTAGADGMTSDALTAATVAAVRQQMCNMVAAAQHHPEAAANLVGFNLPPHHTNLSIHPSANGGSSGSIPVPKLGSPAVPNQGHGNNGGSGGIQMPRLGSPAGSSIVTAKDHDHHGLPNINHGGNPGNTSSHPRSESSRSINHSSGGSNVNHHPLAHLNSGSLSITRLGSPASAHDLRMTTPPTEESPLASPMGMILEPAVNLAVGGQGSELNPLGMPPYGSSKSSSRAGYSSSSSPPRPEHLFHDQDISEMVASARGTGIGAMNAGGSAAGSTGSFSRESPRPAPAAATSIKMEPMAECRGE